The segment GCTGCGGAACCAGGATCCCGGCAATGGCGCGCGCCCATCCGGCCCCGAGGCTTCGCGCGGCGTCCACTTGCCCCCAGTCAAACCGCGACACGGCCGGGAACATCACGATCGTGGTGACCGGGATCGCGAGGACGACGTGACCAACAAGAACACCGGTCAGCGTGCCGATCAGTTTCAGCTTTGCCAGGACAAAGAACAGCCCGATGGCCAGAAGGATGCCGGGTATCACCGAAGGCGAGAGCACATAGGTGTACAAGACGCGGGACCTGAACCCGCCAAGACGATTCATCGCGATGCAGGCCGCAAGACTGACGGGGACCGCAACCAAGGCGGTCAGGGTGCCGAGGATCAGCGAGGTCTTGAGCGCCAGCATCCATGTCGCCGAGCCGAAGAAGCTCTGGTACCAGCGCAACGAAAGCGTGCGCGGCGGAAACTCCAGCAAGTCTGATCCGGAGAACGACAGCGGCACCACGATCAGGGTGGGAAGGATCAGGAATCCAAGGATCAGCGCGGCAACGACCCACATGACGGTCTTGAACCCACGGTTGTCAAAGGACTCAAGCATGGCGACGCTCCTTGCGGGACAGCAGATGACGCAGGCACAAGAGCATCGCGGCAGTGAGGGCAACGAGAAGCAACAGCAGGATGCCAAGCGCTGACGCGGCGCCCCAGTTCTGGAAGGTGGAGAGCGTGCGCTCGATCCGGATCGCGATCGGGTTCACCTGCCCACCGCCAAGGATGGCCGGCGTGATGAAGAACCCGAGCGTGTAGATGAAGACGATTGTCGCCCCGGACCGGATTCCGCCCGCCGCCAGTGGCAGCACGACGCTGACCAGCGTGCGCGGCAGCGAGGCCCCCATGCTGG is part of the Sagittula sp. P11 genome and harbors:
- a CDS encoding ABC transporter permease; translated protein: MWVVAALILGFLILPTLIVVPLSFSGSDLLEFPPRTLSLRWYQSFFGSATWMLALKTSLILGTLTALVAVPVSLAACIAMNRLGGFRSRVLYTYVLSPSVIPGILLAIGLFFVLAKLKLIGTLTGVLVGHVVLAIPVTTIVMFPAVSRFDWGQVDAARSLGAGWARAIAGILVPQLNFTLLTAALMAFLTSLDEAVISIFVAAGDSATLPKLMFLSLRDQIDPTIAAISTLWTVLVIAVVLLVNARRAT